The following are encoded together in the Glycine max cultivar Williams 82 chromosome 8, Glycine_max_v4.0, whole genome shotgun sequence genome:
- the LOC100790848 gene encoding root phototropism protein 3 — protein sequence MWESESESGAGREYGSGLLTSTKHSLKTEGFQQRGNCWYVSTDIPSDLLVQIGDANFHLHKYPLLSRSGKLNRIIYDSRNPDLNKIVMDDLPGGPEAFELASKFCYGIAIDLTAGNISGLRCAAEYLEMTEDLEEGNLIFKTEAFLSYVVLSSWRDSIVVLKSCEKLSPWAENLQIVRRCSESIAWKACANPKGIRWSYTGRVPKVASPKWNDMKDSSPSRNQQVPPDWWFEDVSILRIDHFVRVITAIKVKGMRFEMIGAGIMHYAIKWLPGLMNKDTSIPGEEGSNSSTSNSISSSGGSWKGGLHMIVAGPRDDTSTLQAKDQRMIIESLISIIPPQKDSVSCSFLLRLLRMANMLKVAPALITELEKRVGMQFEQATLADLLIPCYNKNETTYDVDLVQRLLEHFLVQEQNESSSPSRPPFPDKHVSSNINAKTRVARLVDSYLTEVSRDRNLSLTKFQVLSEALPESARTSDDGLYRAIDSYLKAHPTLTEHERKRLCRVMDCQKLSIDACMHAAQNERLPLRVVVQVLFSEQVKISNALANNGSLKEGAESHYQPMIPNRKTLLEGTPQSFQEGWTAAKKDINTLKFELETVKTKYLELQNDMENLQKHFDKLLKQKHSSAWSSGWKKLSKLTKMTNVENHDISPQIPTSEEQNRKTTTRRWRNSIS from the exons ATGTGGGAATCAGAGAGTGAGTCTGGTGCAGGAAGGGAATATGGGAGTGGACTTCTCACTTCAACCAAGCACAGTCTCAAGACTGAGGGATTTCAGCAAAGAGGCAACTGTTG GTATGTTTCAACTGATATTCCAAGTGATCTTCTTGTTCAAATTGGAGATGCAAACTTCCATTTGCACAAG TATCCATTGCTATCTCGAAGTGGAAAGCTGAACAGAATCATATATGATTCGCGCAACCCTGACTTGAATAAGATAGTTATGGATGATCTCCCTGGAGGGCCTGAGGCTTTTGAACTTGCATCCAAATTTTGCTATGGAATTGCAATTGATTTAACAGCAGGCAACATCTCTGGCCTTAGATGCGCCGCAGAGTACCTTGAAATGACAGAGGACCTAGAAGAGGGCAATCTTATATTCAAGACAGAAGCCTTTCTTAGCTATGTGGTTTTGTCCTCATGGAGAGACTCCATAGTAGTGTTGAAGAGCTGCGAGAAGCTGTCTCCGTGGGCGGAGAATCTTCAAATTGTGAGAAGATGCAGTGAGTCCATAGCATGGAAAGCATGTGCCAATCCAAAGGGAATAAGGTGGTCATACACTGGAAGGGTACCAAAAGTTGCAAGTCCAAAATGGAATGACATGAAGGACTCAAGCCCTAGTAGGAACCAGCAGGTTCCTCCTGATTGGTGGTTTGAGGATGTTTCAATCCTTAGGATTGATCACTTTGTTAGAGTCATCACTGCTATCAAGGTAAAGGGTATGAGGTTTGAGATGATTGGTGCTGGAATAATGCATTATGCAATTAAGTGGCTACCTGGTTTGATGAATAAGGACACATCAATCCCAGGAGAAGAAGGAAGCAATAGTAGTACTAGTAACAGTATTTCTAGTAGTGGTGGTAGTTGGAAAGGTGGACTTCATATGATTGTGGCTGGACCTAGAGATGACACTTCAACTCTTCAAGCTAAAGATCAAAGGATGATCATTGAGAGCCTCATCAGTATAATTCCCCCACAGAAGGATAGTGTCTCATGCAGCTTCCTTCTCAGGCTTCTGAGAATGGCAAACATGTTGAAGGTTGCACCTGCATTGATTACCGAACTGGAGAAAAGGGTTGGAATGCAGTTTGAGCAAGCTACACTGGCTGATCTTCTGATCCCATGTTACAACAAAAATGAGACTACTTATGATGTGGATCTTGTTCAGAGGCTGCTTGAGCATTTTCTTGTTCAAGAGCAGAATGAAAGTTCAAGCCCAAGCAGACCACCCTTTCCTGACAAGCATGTGAGCAGTAACATTAATGCTAAGACAAGAGTGGCAAGACTTGTGGACAGTTATCTTACTGAGGTTTCCAGAGATAGGAACCTTTCTCTCACAAAGTTTCAGGTTCTTTCAGAAGCTTTGCCTGAGTCAGCTAGGACTTCTGATGATGGACTCTACAGAGCAATTGATTCCTATCTTAAG GCTCATCCAACACTAACTGAGCATGAAAGGAAACGGCTCTGCCGGGTAATGGATTGTCAGAAACTCTCCATTGATGCTTGTATGCATGCTGCTCAAAATGAAAGGCTTCCATTGAGGGTAGTAGTGCAAGTTCTCTTCTCTGAACAGGTGAAGATAAGCAATGCACTAGCCAACAACGGTTCTCTGAAAGAAGGTGCTGAATCTCACTACCAGCCAATGATTCCAAACCGGAAAACGCTTCTCGAAGGGACGCCACAATCATTCCAAGAAGGATGGACAGCAGCTAAGAAAGACATCAACACACTCAAGTTTGAGCTTGAGACTGTGAAAACCAAGTACTTGGAGCTTCAAAATGACATGGAAAACCTGCAGAAACACTTTGATAAGTTGCTGAAGCAGAAGCACAGTTCAGCATGGAGCAGTGGGTGGAAGAAACTAAGCAAACTCACAAAAATGACTAATGTGGAAAATCATGATATTTCACCTCAGATTCCAACTTCAGAAGAACAGAACAGAAAGACAACAACTAGAAGGTGGAGAAACTCAATATCCTGA